GATAACGGTGCCGCACGTACGATTATCATCGGTGCACACTACGATCATCTTGGAACAGCCGGATTATTTGATGGCAAATACCCGATAGGACAGATTCATAATGGTGCAGACGACAACGCATCCGGCGTTGCAGGCCTCCTGGAACTGGCCAATTATTACGTAAATAACAAAGACAAAGAACCGTTTAATTTCCTGTTTATCGCCTTCGGCGGAGAAGAACTGGGATTACAGGGATCTAAATATTATACTGCCAATCCGCTGCAGCCTTTGGCAAACGTACATTTCATGCTGAACATGGATATGATCGGGCGTTATAACCCGGAACGAGGTATCGGTATCGGTGGCTTTGGCAGTGCGGTAGAATGGCCGGCAGTATTTAAAGATGTTACACAGCCGGGTATTAAATACTTTACAGATGCAGCAGGGAAGGGGGCTTCAGACCATCACAACTTCTACATGCACCAGGTGCCGGTTATGTTTTTCCATACCGGCGGTCACGACGATTATCACAAGCCAACCGATGATGCTGATAAGTTACAGAGTGATGCAGAAGCGAAGATTATTCAACTGCAGATACAGCTGATAGGTAAAGCGATGGCTTATCCGGAGCTGCATTACCAGGAAGTAAAATAGTTATAATAAAGTGCCACTGCGCGCAATCCGGTGGCACACTTTTTTAGAAATAACAGGAGGACATCTCTCTACAACCTAATCCTCATTTACCATCTCTACTTCGTAAACAGGGCTGAAC
This window of the Chitinophaga sp. Cy-1792 genome carries:
- a CDS encoding M20/M25/M40 family metallo-hydrolase, translated to MKRIILTGLCATGLLCSVHAQDTIPSAKRIQHIVNYLASDKLKGRGTAEKGSITASKYVAKQFRKLGLKPVNNGSYYQDFTFDRNAHKNIPSRNVLGFLDNGAARTIIIGAHYDHLGTAGLFDGKYPIGQIHNGADDNASGVAGLLELANYYVNNKDKEPFNFLFIAFGGEELGLQGSKYYTANPLQPLANVHFMLNMDMIGRYNPERGIGIGGFGSAVEWPAVFKDVTQPGIKYFTDAAGKGASDHHNFYMHQVPVMFFHTGGHDDYHKPTDDADKLQSDAEAKIIQLQIQLIGKAMAYPELHYQEVK